The following are encoded together in the Mesoterricola sediminis genome:
- a CDS encoding PstS family phosphate ABC transporter substrate-binding protein, translated as MGLSILRIAAILALAALPQAAQTAQMRAKVSEALPHYNPTVAVNGAVEIPGTDAISDLGEEWGRLFHQYQPQGRIVYVPKLTKEAVKDLTEGTRPLVITARELSQDEMKAFQAKHGYMPMRIPVCLDAIIVFVHKNNPISSISMEQLDAIFGQERHGGYKEPAATWSDFRVRGDLGKRAIVAYGRGEGTTTREAFQASVLLNGPFKAGVIAKPDASSLAESVITDEAGIAFGSLASWYAGVKVLPVIPYKSSDARLPNQDNVTLSRYPMPRLYYAYLNRAPGAALDPALGEVLHFLLSQEGQGVAADVGLLPAPHEFLTIALKRLER; from the coding sequence ATGGGCCTTTCCATCCTCCGCATCGCCGCCATTCTCGCGCTGGCCGCCCTGCCTCAGGCTGCCCAGACCGCCCAGATGCGGGCCAAGGTCTCGGAAGCGCTGCCCCACTACAACCCGACCGTGGCCGTCAACGGCGCGGTGGAGATCCCGGGCACCGACGCCATCTCGGACCTGGGCGAGGAGTGGGGACGCCTGTTCCACCAGTACCAGCCCCAGGGGCGGATCGTCTACGTGCCCAAGCTCACCAAGGAGGCCGTCAAGGACCTCACCGAGGGCACGCGCCCCCTGGTCATCACGGCCCGGGAGCTCTCCCAGGACGAGATGAAGGCCTTCCAGGCGAAGCACGGCTACATGCCGATGCGCATTCCCGTGTGCCTCGACGCCATCATCGTGTTCGTCCACAAGAACAACCCGATCAGCAGCATCTCCATGGAGCAGCTGGACGCCATCTTCGGGCAGGAGCGCCACGGGGGCTACAAGGAGCCCGCCGCCACCTGGTCCGACTTCAGGGTCCGGGGCGACCTGGGCAAGCGCGCCATCGTCGCCTACGGCCGCGGCGAAGGCACCACGACCCGCGAGGCCTTCCAGGCCTCCGTGCTCCTGAACGGCCCGTTCAAGGCCGGCGTCATCGCCAAGCCCGACGCCTCCTCCCTGGCCGAGAGCGTCATCACGGACGAGGCCGGCATCGCCTTCGGATCCCTGGCCAGCTGGTACGCCGGCGTGAAGGTCCTCCCGGTCATCCCCTACAAGTCCTCCGACGCCCGCCTCCCCAACCAGGACAACGTCACCCTGAGCCGCTACCCCATGCCGCGGCTCTACTACGCCTACCTGAACCGGGCCCCCGGCGCCGCCCTCGACCCCGCGCTCGGGGAGGTGCTCCACTTCCTCCTCAGCCAGGAGGGCCAGGGCGTGGCCGCCGACGTGGGCCTCCTGCCCGCGCCCCACGAGTTCCTGACCATCGCCCTGAAGCGCCTGGAGCGGTAG
- a CDS encoding NAD(P)-dependent oxidoreductase, translating to MRIAVLGLGRMGAPVARNLVQLGHEVILYDRVGEKALQLASETGARVGGTVAEAAARASVALSLVPDDEAECAITLGPDGLVAHLADGAVHLCMSSIGMDTSRRLAVAHEAAGQGFVAAPILGKSALVSARQGWILAAGPELHLNRCMPLLESLAKGVTRVGTRPELAHVLRLGATAMTAAVVESLAEALAVGERAGIPPAEYFRVLNGVLFKSPLLDGLGGLIVRRDFAPTDLTLDLAAKDLRLWLDAAVETGVSVPGARTLARAFDEACRQGYRGQDLTALAAVRPPELPEAAEPVPPATLPAPAPWPEPLPPPPAPAPPPPPPAPEPPPLRPLRPLRPLRPRAGAAAPAPAPAPAFRAPEWLAPEAPERGAQETGAAGPACPDPAGSAYPGATGPACPGPAGSACPGPAGFACPGPAPRPRAAPPRRAGAGEDLGAVRGPHLSDPGPGGDPAGAGGADLPFPGARRGRVGLGGRRAGSHLLDHAGGGGAGLRAPALRAPRGRRPPEPAGREGDQASVPGPVPDHRGGRDRLHRRAGGDQEPEVHPRRVRGWP from the coding sequence ATGCGCATCGCCGTGCTCGGCCTCGGCAGGATGGGCGCCCCCGTGGCGCGGAACCTGGTCCAGCTCGGGCACGAGGTGATCCTGTACGACCGGGTGGGGGAGAAGGCGCTCCAGCTCGCGTCGGAAACGGGGGCCCGGGTCGGGGGCACGGTGGCCGAGGCGGCCGCCCGGGCCTCGGTGGCCCTCAGCCTGGTCCCGGACGACGAGGCGGAATGCGCCATCACCCTGGGGCCGGACGGGTTGGTCGCCCACCTTGCCGATGGCGCCGTCCACCTGTGCATGAGCTCCATCGGCATGGACACGTCCCGGCGGCTCGCCGTCGCCCATGAGGCGGCCGGGCAGGGTTTCGTGGCCGCCCCCATCCTGGGCAAGTCGGCCCTCGTCAGCGCCCGCCAGGGCTGGATCCTGGCCGCCGGGCCGGAACTCCACCTGAACCGCTGCATGCCCCTGCTGGAATCCCTGGCCAAGGGGGTCACCCGGGTCGGCACCCGGCCCGAGCTGGCCCATGTCCTGCGCCTGGGGGCCACGGCCATGACGGCGGCGGTGGTGGAGAGCCTCGCCGAGGCGCTGGCCGTGGGGGAGCGCGCCGGGATCCCCCCCGCCGAATACTTCCGGGTGCTCAATGGCGTCCTGTTCAAGTCCCCCCTGCTGGACGGACTGGGCGGGCTCATCGTCCGCCGGGACTTCGCGCCCACCGACCTCACCCTGGACCTGGCCGCCAAGGACCTCCGCCTGTGGCTGGACGCCGCGGTGGAGACGGGCGTGAGCGTGCCCGGGGCCCGCACCCTGGCCCGGGCCTTCGACGAGGCCTGCCGGCAGGGCTACAGGGGCCAGGACCTCACCGCCCTGGCCGCGGTGCGGCCGCCCGAACTGCCTGAGGCGGCCGAGCCGGTGCCGCCGGCGACCCTCCCCGCGCCGGCCCCCTGGCCGGAACCGCTCCCGCCCCCCCCCGCGCCGGCGCCGCCGCCGCCACCCCCTGCGCCCGAACCTCCGCCCCTCCGCCCCCTCCGCCCCCTCCGCCCCCTCCGCCCCCGCGCCGGAGCCGCCGCCCCCGCCCCCGCCCCCGCCCCCGCCTTCAGAGCGCCGGAATGGCTCGCACCGGAAGCGCCAGAACGGGGAGCGCAGGAAACCGGCGCCGCCGGCCCCGCCTGTCCCGACCCCGCCGGCTCCGCCTATCCCGGCGCCACCGGCCCCGCCTGTCCCGGTCCCGCCGGCTCCGCCTGTCCCGGCCCCGCCGGCTTCGCCTGTCCCGGTCCCGCCCCCCGTCCCCGAGCCGCCCCTCCCCGCCGCGCCGGAGCCGGCGAGGACCTGGGAGCCGTCCGCGGGCCCCACCTATCCGATCCGGGGCCCGGAGGGGACCCGGCAGGCGCCGGTGGGGCGGACCTCCCATTTCCAGGTGCACGGCGGGGTCGTGTGGGCCTGGGTGGACGGCGCGCGGGAAGCCACCTTCTGGACCACGCTGGGGGAGGTGGAGCAGGCCTTCGCGCACCTGCTCTTCGTGCGCCTCGAGGACGGCGTCCTCCTGAACCCGCTGGGCGTGAAGGAGATCAAGCCTCTGTTCCCGGGCCGGTCCCGGATCACCGTGGCGGGCGGGATCGTCTTCACCGCCGGGCGGGAGGCGACCAGGAACCTGAAGTTCATCCTCGGCGTGTGAGGGGGTGGCCATGA
- a CDS encoding cytochrome c3 family protein, which produces MRALQSLTLIVGCMILSAQGFAADPRLNAKHVKAGVTCHNCHGTENPDKAAVPDSSCYNCHGDYPAMAAYTKALPLNPHAPLKAGHPGPFACVDCHRQHKPPVVKCLECHPDFKLKPR; this is translated from the coding sequence ATGCGAGCCCTCCAGTCCCTGACGCTGATCGTGGGCTGCATGATCCTGTCCGCCCAGGGGTTCGCCGCCGACCCCCGGCTCAACGCCAAGCATGTGAAGGCAGGGGTCACCTGCCACAACTGCCATGGGACCGAGAATCCGGACAAGGCGGCGGTCCCCGACAGCTCCTGCTACAACTGCCATGGGGACTATCCGGCGATGGCGGCCTACACCAAGGCCCTGCCGCTGAACCCCCATGCGCCCCTGAAGGCGGGCCACCCGGGGCCCTTCGCCTGCGTCGACTGCCACCGCCAGCACAAGCCGCCCGTCGTCAAGTGCTTGGAGTGCCACCCCGATTTCAAGCTGAAACCCCGGTAG
- a CDS encoding ATP-binding protein yields the protein MSGGSRPVGVMRLVLLYAGFSALWILLSDQVVSFLVRDPARLALVNTLKGWLFVGVSSLLLYRGMGGLPEGDGPQRPRGWRRIFQPAAMAALAILLLAWFGAGEAMRYQERKEGARLHAIAELKARQTAEWIQERTGDAEFTASSSVWSEAYRKWKVKGLDEGRQHIMGRLEVYREARGFSSMGVLDGGAWVLPQPSQDVAPEVGQAAEASALDQRVRVVGPYRDAGGRLHLDFLAPLRAPGGGRVPVVVFGADMARQVHARLQDWPSPSTTGEAILFRRDGDDLLPLTDSRFQEGLALNRRWPLATSSLVGARVLRGEVRPGTWLKGLDFRDRAIAGVVVPVAGTDWFLLAKMDQEEIVAASRNQVAIIGLAALLGLFLVGISAHLFRQQRLMADTRRERAVQAERLRTLRLLDSIASGSSDAIFAFDRRGRRLVFNPVAERVFGKREGDSVDPEAARALAAGEAVLVHGRTDTVEEILPTSAGPRTFLVTRGPLREEEGSITGHFGIARDITELKWTQRRLAAQNRFLERIVAGEPIQALLGAACGFVRDLAPDAMAGILLVDEGAGGLKWTAYAGLPPGLIEARPVIPLQAGAGAGPSGRCVAAQADVVVEDLMTDPACDLAMRHHLGSYGIRAVWATPILAANGRVLGAFTLYRAAPGKPSEQMRTLMATAAQVTSIALERDREERALVESGTRFRQLFEAAPVPMCLLGEAGRVTALNSQFTRTFGYSLDEVPALTDWLHASRPGGAEAAWTLRTDPGSGIPVLESTVACRDGGQRTVLVSATALGGESLLTLSDITDWVRAESERQRLQEEVQQAQKLESIGRLAGGVAHDFNNMLGVIVANADMGILASPPGRALDRFEEIKKAAVRSTELTRQLLAFARKQATSPKVLDLNHAIPDMIQMLTRLIGENITLDYGPADGLWRVRMDPAQLDQVLANLTVNARDAIAGIGRMWIRTENVTVQADPALPHRPAGDFVVLEVGDTGCGMDPEQQKHIFEPFFTTKAVGRGTGLGLATVYGIVEQNSGFIEVESAPGRGTRFRVHLPRCGEAEAGEVLREEKAPARRGGETILVVEDEPMNLEVAQMLLETLGYTVLPAATPAEALAIMEGPVALDLLLTDVIMPGMNGRDLAAKARGLRPDLRVLYMSGYTADVIATQGSIPEEVQLLDKPFTLEELAARVRAVLDAPSGLPLA from the coding sequence ATGAGCGGAGGTTCCCGGCCCGTTGGCGTGATGCGGCTGGTGCTGCTCTATGCGGGCTTCAGCGCCCTCTGGATCCTCCTGTCGGACCAGGTCGTGTCCTTCCTCGTCCGGGACCCGGCCCGGCTCGCGCTGGTCAACACCCTCAAGGGCTGGCTCTTCGTGGGGGTGAGCTCCCTCCTCCTCTACCGGGGCATGGGGGGGCTGCCGGAGGGGGACGGCCCCCAGCGTCCCCGGGGCTGGCGGCGGATCTTCCAGCCCGCGGCCATGGCGGCCCTCGCCATCCTCCTCCTGGCCTGGTTCGGGGCCGGGGAGGCGATGCGCTACCAGGAGCGCAAGGAGGGCGCGCGCCTTCACGCCATCGCGGAGCTGAAGGCCCGGCAAACCGCAGAATGGATCCAGGAACGCACCGGCGACGCCGAATTCACGGCCTCCTCCTCCGTCTGGAGCGAAGCCTACCGGAAGTGGAAGGTGAAGGGGCTCGACGAGGGGCGTCAGCACATCATGGGCCGCCTGGAGGTCTACCGGGAGGCGCGAGGCTTCTCCTCCATGGGCGTCCTCGACGGCGGGGCGTGGGTCCTGCCCCAGCCCAGCCAGGACGTGGCCCCCGAGGTGGGGCAGGCGGCGGAGGCCTCGGCCCTGGACCAGCGGGTCCGGGTCGTGGGGCCCTACCGGGACGCCGGCGGCCGGCTCCACCTGGACTTCCTGGCGCCCCTGCGGGCCCCCGGCGGCGGGCGGGTGCCGGTGGTGGTCTTCGGGGCGGACATGGCGCGCCAGGTCCACGCGCGCCTGCAGGACTGGCCCTCGCCCTCCACCACGGGCGAGGCGATCCTCTTCCGCCGGGACGGGGACGACCTCCTGCCGCTCACGGACTCCCGCTTCCAGGAGGGCCTGGCCCTGAACCGCCGGTGGCCCCTCGCGACGTCGTCCCTGGTGGGCGCGCGCGTCCTGAGGGGCGAGGTGCGGCCCGGCACCTGGCTGAAGGGTCTGGATTTCCGGGACCGGGCCATCGCCGGCGTCGTGGTGCCGGTGGCCGGCACCGACTGGTTCCTCCTGGCCAAGATGGACCAGGAGGAGATCGTGGCCGCCAGCCGCAACCAGGTGGCCATCATCGGCCTCGCGGCGCTCCTGGGCCTGTTCCTCGTGGGCATCTCGGCCCACCTCTTCCGGCAGCAGCGCCTCATGGCTGACACCCGGCGGGAGCGCGCGGTCCAGGCGGAGCGCCTGCGGACCCTGCGCCTGCTGGACAGCATCGCCAGCGGGTCCAGCGATGCCATTTTCGCCTTCGACCGCCGGGGTCGGCGCCTGGTCTTCAACCCCGTCGCGGAGCGGGTCTTCGGGAAGCGGGAAGGGGATTCGGTGGATCCCGAGGCGGCCCGGGCCCTGGCGGCGGGAGAGGCGGTGCTCGTGCACGGCCGCACCGACACGGTGGAGGAGATCCTGCCCACCTCGGCCGGACCCCGCACCTTCCTGGTGACCCGGGGGCCCCTGCGGGAGGAGGAGGGTTCCATCACCGGCCACTTCGGCATCGCCCGGGACATCACCGAGCTCAAGTGGACCCAGCGGAGGCTGGCGGCCCAGAACCGGTTCCTGGAGCGCATCGTCGCCGGCGAGCCCATCCAGGCCCTGCTCGGGGCCGCCTGCGGGTTCGTGCGCGACCTGGCCCCCGACGCCATGGCGGGGATCCTGCTGGTGGACGAGGGGGCCGGGGGGCTGAAGTGGACGGCCTACGCGGGCCTCCCGCCGGGCCTCATCGAGGCCCGGCCCGTCATTCCTCTCCAGGCCGGGGCGGGGGCCGGGCCCTCGGGGCGCTGCGTCGCTGCGCAGGCCGACGTCGTGGTGGAGGATCTCATGACCGATCCCGCCTGCGACCTGGCCATGCGCCACCACCTGGGGTCGTACGGCATCCGGGCCGTGTGGGCCACGCCCATCCTCGCCGCCAACGGGCGCGTCCTGGGCGCCTTCACCCTCTACCGCGCCGCCCCCGGGAAGCCGTCGGAGCAGATGCGGACCCTCATGGCCACGGCGGCCCAGGTCACCTCGATCGCCCTGGAGCGGGACCGGGAGGAGCGCGCCCTGGTCGAGAGCGGCACCCGGTTCCGGCAGCTGTTCGAGGCCGCGCCCGTGCCCATGTGCCTTCTCGGCGAGGCCGGGCGGGTCACGGCCCTGAATTCCCAGTTCACCCGGACCTTCGGGTATTCCCTCGACGAGGTGCCCGCGCTGACGGATTGGCTCCACGCGTCCCGCCCCGGAGGGGCGGAGGCGGCCTGGACCCTCCGCACCGACCCGGGCAGCGGGATCCCCGTCCTGGAATCCACCGTCGCCTGCCGCGACGGGGGCCAGCGCACCGTCCTCGTCTCCGCGACGGCCCTGGGCGGCGAATCCCTGCTCACCCTGTCCGACATCACCGACTGGGTGCGCGCGGAGTCGGAACGCCAGCGCCTGCAGGAGGAGGTGCAGCAGGCCCAGAAGCTGGAGTCCATCGGGCGCCTCGCCGGGGGCGTGGCCCACGACTTCAACAACATGCTCGGGGTCATCGTGGCCAACGCCGACATGGGCATCCTGGCGAGCCCCCCGGGGCGGGCCCTGGACCGCTTCGAGGAGATCAAGAAGGCGGCGGTCCGTTCCACGGAACTCACCCGGCAGCTCCTGGCCTTCGCCCGCAAGCAGGCCACGTCGCCCAAGGTGCTGGACCTCAACCACGCCATCCCGGACATGATCCAGATGCTCACCCGTCTCATCGGGGAGAACATCACCCTGGACTACGGGCCCGCGGACGGCCTCTGGCGGGTCCGCATGGACCCCGCCCAGCTGGACCAGGTGCTGGCGAACCTGACCGTGAACGCCCGGGACGCCATCGCCGGCATCGGCCGCATGTGGATCCGGACCGAGAACGTGACGGTGCAGGCCGATCCCGCGCTGCCCCACCGGCCCGCCGGGGACTTCGTCGTCCTGGAGGTGGGGGACACGGGCTGCGGCATGGATCCGGAACAGCAGAAGCACATCTTCGAGCCCTTCTTCACCACCAAGGCCGTGGGGCGCGGCACGGGCCTGGGGCTGGCCACCGTGTACGGCATCGTGGAGCAGAACAGCGGCTTCATCGAGGTGGAGAGCGCCCCGGGCCGGGGCACCCGCTTCCGGGTCCACCTGCCCCGCTGCGGGGAGGCGGAGGCCGGCGAGGTCCTGCGCGAGGAGAAGGCTCCCGCACGGCGCGGGGGCGAGACGATCCTCGTGGTGGAGGACGAGCCGATGAACCTGGAGGTCGCCCAGATGCTGCTGGAGACCCTGGGCTACACCGTCCTCCCCGCCGCCACGCCCGCGGAGGCCCTGGCGATCATGGAGGGCCCGGTGGCCCTGGACCTGCTCCTCACCGACGTCATCATGCCCGGCATGAACGGCCGGGACCTGGCGGCCAAGGCCCGGGGGCTGAGGCCGGACCTGCGGGTGCTCTACATGTCCGGCTATACGGCCGACGTGATCGCCACCCAGGGGTCCATCCCGGAGGAGGTGCAGCTCCTGGACAAGCCCTTCACCCTGGAGGAACTGGCCGCCCGGGTCCGGGCCGTCCTGGACGCGCCGTCCGGGCTACCCCTCGCTTGA
- a CDS encoding DUF2239 family protein — MNDPGQPTFTAFTGTLRLANGGLETVMQGLRAWRAEHPGRPWVVVRDDTGQVTDLDPDQPLPPMAGPAVPEPAPPGGAPRGVRGRPRLGVVAREVTLLEAHWTWLKAQPGGASATLRRLVEAASHAPDPRETVRLAQARTARAMASLTGDLPGHREALRALQASDATAFRVHVRTWPPDLRDYIFRLAAPAFPGGMRA; from the coding sequence ATGAACGACCCCGGCCAGCCGACCTTTACGGCCTTCACGGGCACCCTGCGCCTCGCCAACGGGGGGCTGGAGACCGTGATGCAGGGCCTGCGCGCCTGGCGCGCGGAGCACCCGGGGCGGCCCTGGGTCGTGGTGCGGGACGATACCGGGCAGGTGACGGACCTGGATCCGGACCAGCCCTTGCCGCCCATGGCGGGGCCGGCGGTCCCGGAACCCGCCCCCCCCGGCGGCGCCCCCCGGGGCGTCCGTGGGCGCCCGCGCCTGGGGGTGGTCGCCCGGGAGGTGACCCTCCTGGAGGCCCACTGGACCTGGCTCAAGGCCCAGCCGGGCGGAGCCTCCGCGACCCTCCGGCGGCTCGTCGAGGCCGCCAGCCACGCCCCGGATCCCCGGGAAACCGTCCGCCTGGCCCAGGCGCGCACGGCCCGGGCCATGGCCAGCCTCACCGGCGACTTGCCGGGCCACCGAGAGGCCCTGCGGGCCCTCCAGGCCTCCGACGCCACGGCTTTCCGCGTCCACGTGCGCACCTGGCCCCCCGACCTGCGGGACTACATCTTCCGCCTCGCCGCGCCCGCGTTCCCGGGCGGCATGCGGGCCTGA
- a CDS encoding EAL domain-containing protein — protein MVSPGLLGGTPPKDGLLALGFFVFALLVVQACQRLVEHASQHIEPVERRTGLLRGALYLGFLVWALDMAGYAMYPWARLATVHLGPALLALAAMLVLAQAIFPLFVGTQAVGRAWVGAFGLSGGVLSVHVLAASAFGARPGGVIFPKLLLAFLLSAAIAGGLAMLHRNHRGFRGRSPRTLSWNGKVTAAVLVVLLHRTLCAAIPLHSDPRPMLPDAVSTLVGVAFFAAVVGLDQWLSMRAERARREVFDQAHALLRSSASRTGTQREELSRVAERAEAILAETQFEMHFQPIFSLLPERPGVRFEALLRPRHPDLGPIHPETFFLACDRRGITPMADRIVLESAIRRSRGWARRLPGCRGIAVNVSPRTLLDPDFPEWLAAAREGLPTGWLQLEITEHAMVANRGPLAEVLLRLEALGIQTYLDDFGTGFSSLGVLPAIPVAGIKCDRSLLSGEPQARTGQVILEKLCQMTRELGIATTVEGVETPAELEMIRRFGATSAQGFHLGRPMPAEQVEGWLVSQESSSEG, from the coding sequence ATGGTTTCCCCTGGCCTCCTGGGAGGCACCCCCCCGAAGGATGGGCTTCTGGCCCTGGGGTTCTTCGTTTTCGCGCTGCTGGTGGTCCAGGCCTGCCAGCGGCTGGTCGAGCACGCCTCCCAGCACATCGAGCCGGTGGAACGCCGGACCGGCCTCCTCCGGGGCGCCCTCTACCTGGGGTTCCTGGTCTGGGCCCTCGACATGGCGGGCTACGCCATGTATCCCTGGGCCCGGCTGGCCACGGTCCACCTGGGCCCCGCCCTCCTGGCCCTGGCGGCGATGCTGGTGCTCGCCCAGGCCATCTTCCCCCTGTTCGTGGGCACCCAGGCCGTGGGGCGCGCCTGGGTCGGCGCGTTCGGCCTCAGCGGGGGGGTCCTCAGCGTGCACGTGCTGGCGGCCTCGGCCTTCGGCGCCCGCCCCGGGGGGGTCATCTTCCCCAAGCTCCTCCTGGCCTTCCTCCTGTCCGCCGCCATCGCCGGCGGGCTGGCCATGCTCCACCGCAACCACCGGGGGTTCCGGGGGCGATCCCCCCGGACCCTCTCCTGGAACGGCAAGGTGACCGCCGCCGTGCTGGTCGTGCTCCTGCACCGGACCCTCTGCGCGGCCATTCCCCTCCATTCCGACCCCCGGCCGATGCTCCCGGACGCGGTGTCCACCCTCGTCGGCGTGGCCTTCTTCGCGGCGGTGGTGGGCCTGGACCAGTGGCTGTCCATGCGGGCGGAGCGCGCCCGGCGGGAGGTCTTCGACCAGGCCCACGCCCTCCTCCGGAGCAGCGCCTCCCGGACCGGAACCCAGCGCGAGGAACTGAGCAGGGTGGCCGAACGCGCGGAGGCCATCCTGGCCGAAACCCAGTTCGAAATGCACTTCCAACCCATCTTCTCCCTCCTGCCTGAACGCCCGGGCGTGAGGTTCGAAGCCCTCCTGCGCCCCCGCCATCCGGACCTGGGCCCGATCCATCCGGAGACGTTCTTCCTCGCCTGCGACCGCCGGGGCATCACCCCCATGGCCGACCGGATCGTGCTGGAATCGGCCATCCGCCGCTCCCGCGGCTGGGCGAGGCGCCTTCCGGGCTGCCGGGGCATCGCCGTCAATGTGAGCCCGAGGACGCTGCTGGACCCGGATTTCCCCGAATGGCTGGCGGCGGCCCGGGAAGGCCTGCCCACGGGCTGGCTCCAGCTCGAGATCACCGAGCACGCCATGGTGGCCAACCGCGGCCCCCTGGCCGAGGTGCTGCTGCGCCTGGAGGCCCTGGGGATCCAGACCTACCTGGATGACTTCGGCACCGGGTTCTCGTCCCTGGGCGTCCTGCCGGCCATCCCCGTCGCCGGCATCAAGTGCGACCGCAGCCTGCTCTCCGGCGAGCCCCAGGCGCGCACCGGCCAGGTGATCCTCGAGAAGCTCTGCCAGATGACCCGGGAGCTGGGCATCGCCACCACCGTGGAGGGCGTCGAGACCCCCGCGGAACTGGAGATGATCCGCCGGTTCGGCGCCACCTCCGCCCAGGGCTTCCACCTGGGCCGGCCGATGCCCGCGGAGCAGGTGGAAGGCTGGCTGGTCTCCCAGGAAAGCTCAAGCGAGGGGTAG
- a CDS encoding MarC family protein produces MPDLLNRTFFTFLALFPILNPPAMAPVFLNLTSGVSDQERNRLARLIGTHTFTLLTALLFLGGWALKLLGISIPVISVAGGLLLFHSAWHMLNKDPRMSDTEREEIRSSMRDKAFFPLTLPVTAGPGAIAVTLSLVPSGNVFEPPVLVQYLAVTGGIALAAASVFIFYRFAAAVIRRMGTTGAATVSQLSAFVLLAIGVQIIWNGLHALIGTL; encoded by the coding sequence ATGCCCGACCTGCTCAACCGGACCTTCTTCACCTTCCTGGCCCTCTTTCCGATCCTGAATCCGCCGGCCATGGCCCCGGTGTTCCTGAATCTGACGAGCGGGGTCTCCGACCAGGAGCGGAACCGCCTCGCGCGGCTCATCGGCACGCACACCTTCACGCTCCTGACCGCCCTCCTCTTCCTCGGGGGCTGGGCCCTGAAGCTGCTGGGCATCTCCATCCCCGTCATCAGCGTGGCGGGGGGCCTCCTGCTCTTCCACTCCGCCTGGCACATGCTGAACAAGGATCCGCGCATGAGCGACACGGAGCGCGAGGAGATCCGCTCCAGCATGCGGGACAAGGCGTTCTTCCCCCTGACCCTGCCCGTCACCGCCGGCCCCGGCGCCATCGCCGTCACCCTCAGCCTGGTGCCCTCCGGCAACGTCTTCGAACCGCCCGTCCTGGTCCAGTACCTGGCCGTGACCGGGGGCATCGCCCTGGCCGCCGCGTCGGTCTTCATCTTCTACCGGTTCGCCGCCGCCGTGATCCGCCGGATGGGCACCACCGGCGCCGCCACCGTCTCCCAGCTCTCCGCCTTCGTGCTGCTGGCCATCGGCGTCCAGATCATCTGGAACGGCCTCCACGCGCTGATCGGGACGCTTTAG
- the ubiE gene encoding bifunctional demethylmenaquinone methyltransferase/2-methoxy-6-polyprenyl-1,4-benzoquinol methylase UbiE, with amino-acid sequence MPQGTRVQAMFSGIAGKYDLLNHVLSLGTDFYWWARMARVSGAAPGRRYLDVAAGTGDSSLALARRGAEVISTDFTQAMLRLGPAKFRRKGRADLIWASVGADAQQLPFRDASFDGVTICYGIRNVEDRDRAFREFNRVLKPGGRLTVLEFSRPRFAWLRAFYDLYSLRILPAIGGWISGDRSAYTYLPESIRAFPDQPALAEELRRAGFQDVAWKNLTGGIVALHTGTAAR; translated from the coding sequence ATGCCCCAGGGAACGCGCGTGCAGGCCATGTTTTCCGGCATTGCCGGGAAATATGATCTTTTGAACCACGTCCTCTCGCTGGGCACGGATTTCTACTGGTGGGCCCGCATGGCGCGGGTCTCCGGCGCCGCTCCGGGCCGCCGCTACCTGGATGTGGCCGCTGGCACGGGCGACTCCTCCCTTGCTCTCGCCCGCCGGGGCGCCGAGGTCATCTCCACGGATTTCACCCAGGCCATGCTCCGCCTCGGTCCGGCCAAGTTCCGGCGCAAGGGGCGGGCCGACCTCATCTGGGCCTCCGTGGGCGCCGACGCCCAGCAGCTCCCCTTCCGGGACGCCTCCTTCGACGGGGTCACCATCTGCTACGGCATCCGCAACGTGGAGGACCGGGACCGGGCCTTCCGGGAGTTCAACCGGGTGCTCAAGCCCGGCGGCCGGCTCACGGTGCTGGAGTTCAGCCGGCCCCGGTTCGCCTGGCTTCGGGCCTTCTACGACCTCTACAGCCTGCGCATCCTCCCCGCCATCGGCGGCTGGATCAGCGGGGACCGGAGCGCCTACACCTACCTGCCGGAGAGCATCCGCGCCTTCCCGGACCAGCCGGCCCTGGCGGAGGAACTCCGCCGCGCGGGCTTCCAGGACGTCGCCTGGAAGAACCTCACCGGGGGCATCGTGGCCCTCCACACCGGCACCGCCGCGCGCTGA